A window from Desulfovermiculus halophilus DSM 18834 encodes these proteins:
- a CDS encoding M23 family metallopeptidase, which yields MAVHTKSDPLRRIRLKRPRRMRIFLPLLLGFIVLVLAAVSAGRHWIDHPEVTQTVGADQEVQAPPAPDQASAEGRDGDPANQGTGPEAPEAERGSDAPAQEQIHVVEKKVQPGETITSMLSDFLQPVDVYALNRQAKDVFPLRRIKAGQPYRLKLDSQDCLQGFEYEINDQKKLCVSTAGGGFDIRTEPIEYDVQTAVVDGQIETSLFEAVTSEGESAVLAVKLADIFAWDVDFIRDIRKGDSFRLVVEKRYRKGEFSGYGPIVGAKFTNQGQTYQAFLFTTKDGRSEYFNPQGQAMRKTFLKAPLNFTRISSGYTHRRKHPILNVVRPHLGIDYAAPRGTPVKSVADGVVIARAYERGGGNYLKIRHTNGYMTLYMHLSKFASGVRKGVRVEQGQTVAYVGSTGLSTGPHLDFRVKKNGSYINPLKIDSEPARPVPESEMARFRRAISPLQALLEGKNPLYAQTENSSESDPSGSF from the coding sequence ATGGCGGTACACACGAAGTCTGATCCCCTCCGGCGCATTCGGCTCAAGCGGCCCAGGCGAATGCGCATCTTCCTTCCCCTGCTCCTGGGGTTTATAGTTCTGGTCTTGGCCGCTGTCTCTGCCGGCAGGCACTGGATCGATCATCCCGAAGTAACGCAGACCGTGGGTGCGGACCAGGAGGTCCAGGCCCCGCCTGCTCCGGATCAGGCATCCGCAGAAGGGCGGGACGGTGATCCGGCTAACCAGGGGACGGGGCCAGAAGCGCCGGAAGCGGAAAGAGGGTCTGATGCCCCCGCCCAGGAACAGATCCATGTGGTGGAGAAGAAGGTCCAGCCCGGAGAGACCATTACATCCATGCTGTCCGACTTTCTGCAGCCGGTGGATGTCTATGCCCTGAACCGACAGGCCAAGGACGTCTTTCCCCTGCGCAGGATCAAGGCCGGGCAACCTTACAGGCTCAAGCTTGATTCCCAGGACTGTCTGCAGGGCTTTGAATACGAAATCAATGATCAGAAAAAGCTCTGTGTCTCCACAGCCGGGGGCGGATTTGATATCCGGACCGAACCAATCGAATACGATGTGCAGACCGCGGTTGTTGATGGGCAGATAGAGACCAGCCTGTTTGAGGCAGTCACCTCTGAAGGGGAGTCCGCCGTCCTGGCAGTCAAGCTGGCGGATATCTTTGCCTGGGACGTGGACTTCATCCGGGATATCCGCAAGGGAGACTCCTTTCGCCTGGTGGTGGAAAAGCGGTACCGGAAAGGTGAATTCAGCGGATACGGTCCCATCGTGGGAGCAAAGTTTACAAATCAGGGCCAGACCTATCAGGCCTTTCTGTTCACCACCAAGGACGGGCGGAGCGAGTACTTCAATCCCCAGGGCCAGGCCATGCGCAAGACCTTTCTCAAGGCCCCCCTGAACTTTACCCGGATCTCCTCCGGCTACACCCATCGGCGCAAGCATCCGATCCTGAATGTGGTCCGGCCCCATCTGGGGATCGACTACGCAGCACCCAGGGGGACGCCGGTCAAGAGCGTCGCGGACGGGGTGGTTATAGCCCGGGCCTATGAGCGGGGCGGGGGAAACTACCTGAAGATTCGACATACCAACGGATATATGACCCTGTACATGCACCTGTCCAAGTTTGCTTCCGGGGTGCGGAAAGGGGTCAGGGTGGAGCAGGGCCAGACCGTGGCCTACGTGGGCAGCACCGGCCTGTCCACCGGCCCTCATCTGGACTTCCGGGTCAAAAAGAACGGGTCCTACATCAATCCTTTGAAGATCGATTCCGAACCGGCCAGACCGGTGCCGGAGAGCGAGATGGCCAGGTTTCGGCGGGCCATCTCTCCCCTGCAGGCCTTACTGGAAGGGAAGAACCCCCTCTATGCCCAGACCGAGAACTCCTCCGAGTCCGATCCATCCGGTAGTTTCTGA
- a CDS encoding MoaD/ThiS family protein — protein MKIQIRCYATLARYQPSSGEELQVQPGVTGTDVAARLGIGLEEIKVAFVNGRHAPLETELQDGDRVALFPAVGGG, from the coding sequence ATGAAGATTCAGATTCGCTGCTATGCAACACTGGCTCGGTATCAGCCCAGCTCTGGGGAGGAGCTGCAGGTGCAGCCGGGGGTGACCGGGACTGATGTGGCTGCCCGGCTGGGGATTGGCCTTGAGGAGATCAAGGTCGCCTTTGTCAACGGCAGGCATGCGCCCCTGGAGACCGAGCTTCAGGATGGGGACCGGGTGGCCCTGTTCCCGGCTGTGGGCGGGGGGTGA
- a CDS encoding RluA family pseudouridine synthase, with protein MDTREDPAPGGSLRIPERAAGRRLDDALSLLLPRAGRRSRQRLIQAGAVTVDGKRQPKGYRVAPGQELRVVELEDKDIQTLGDDWKRIAVVQETEAYAAVCKPGGMHTQLQAASSHTALEAALPRLFPGRDPVLVNRLDRDTSGLVLAAFSPEAAAAYARMQEAGETAKTYLALVHGRVETEICLGWALDSAKRKKVRILTHIDSDPLRWTTVRPLACSGQHQVSLVQAEISKGRRHQIRAHAAAMGHPVVGDTLYGSDFQGPMYLHHWRVSFPGFEARAVPDWDTGGWGMDLSTYMHF; from the coding sequence ATGGACACAAGGGAGGATCCGGCCCCAGGAGGCAGCCTGCGGATTCCGGAAAGGGCTGCCGGCAGGCGGCTTGACGATGCCCTCAGCCTGCTCTTGCCCCGGGCCGGCCGGCGCTCAAGGCAGCGGCTGATACAAGCCGGGGCAGTCACGGTGGACGGAAAGCGGCAGCCGAAAGGGTACCGGGTGGCACCGGGCCAGGAACTTCGGGTTGTGGAGCTGGAAGACAAGGACATCCAAACGCTGGGAGACGACTGGAAGCGGATTGCAGTTGTCCAGGAGACAGAGGCCTATGCAGCTGTGTGCAAACCTGGAGGGATGCATACCCAGCTCCAGGCGGCCAGCTCCCATACTGCTCTGGAAGCGGCCCTGCCCCGGCTGTTCCCGGGCCGGGATCCTGTCTTGGTGAACAGGCTGGACAGGGATACGTCAGGCCTGGTCCTGGCAGCCTTCTCCCCTGAGGCGGCCGCTGCCTACGCCCGGATGCAGGAGGCAGGCGAAACGGCCAAGACCTATCTGGCCCTGGTGCACGGCCGGGTGGAAACCGAAATATGTCTTGGCTGGGCCCTGGACAGCGCCAAACGAAAAAAGGTGCGGATTCTGACCCATATCGATTCCGATCCGCTGCGGTGGACCACGGTCCGGCCCCTGGCCTGCTCTGGGCAGCATCAGGTGAGCCTGGTCCAGGCCGAGATCAGCAAGGGAAGACGGCACCAGATTAGAGCCCATGCCGCGGCCATGGGACATCCGGTGGTGGGGGACACACTGTACGGAAGCGATTTTCAGGGCCCTATGTATCTGCATCACTGGCGGGTCAGTTTCCCCGGCTTCGAGGCCCGGGCTGTTCCGGATTGGGATACAGGGGGGTGGGGGATGGATCTGAGCACGTATATGCACTTTTAG
- a CDS encoding sigma-54-dependent transcriptional regulator — translation MSKGKVLIVDDEQDILLSLSGILEDEGYEVRTSESGEEAWTILQNEDVDLLFLDIWLPGEDGISILGKVSRDYANLPVIMISGHGNIETAVDSIKKGAFDFIEKPLSLEKVMVTAAKALEFRDLQQENQNLRARVKADYVQDLSGQSRKIQELRTQIDRVAPTDAWVLITGDNGTGKEIVARSIHKKSRRAKKSMIAVNCAAIPEELIESELFGHEKGAFTGAGSTHAGKFELAHKGTLFLDEIGDMSLKTQAKILRILQEQRFERVGGGRSISVDVRVIVATNKDLAQEIAAGRFREDLFYRLNVFPLHVPALKERREDIPVLIQEFTQAFCQENGFRPLDFADEVYAILKAYPWPGNVRELKNFIERMLIMYAGQKITADDLPPEFRGRPRQAEPLSTNDSDDDMDFKNARAEFERRFLLQKFNECEGNVSRLAETVGLERSYLHRKLRSYGIH, via the coding sequence ATGAGCAAAGGAAAAGTCTTAATCGTGGATGATGAACAGGATATCCTGCTCTCCCTGAGCGGCATCCTTGAAGATGAAGGGTATGAGGTCCGGACCTCGGAAAGCGGGGAAGAGGCCTGGACCATCCTGCAGAACGAGGATGTGGATCTCCTGTTTTTGGATATCTGGCTCCCCGGAGAGGACGGGATCTCGATTCTGGGAAAGGTCAGCCGGGACTATGCCAATCTTCCGGTGATCATGATCTCCGGACATGGAAACATCGAGACCGCTGTGGACAGCATAAAGAAAGGGGCATTCGACTTCATTGAAAAGCCCCTGTCCCTGGAGAAGGTCATGGTCACCGCGGCCAAGGCCCTGGAGTTCCGGGACCTGCAGCAGGAGAATCAGAATCTGCGGGCCAGGGTCAAGGCAGACTATGTCCAGGACCTCTCCGGACAGAGCCGCAAGATTCAGGAGCTGCGCACTCAGATAGACAGGGTGGCCCCCACCGACGCTTGGGTCCTGATAACCGGAGACAACGGGACGGGGAAAGAGATTGTGGCCCGCAGCATTCACAAAAAAAGCAGACGGGCCAAGAAATCGATGATCGCAGTGAACTGTGCAGCCATTCCTGAAGAGCTGATAGAAAGCGAGCTCTTCGGCCACGAAAAGGGGGCATTCACCGGCGCCGGGTCGACCCATGCAGGCAAGTTCGAGCTGGCCCACAAGGGGACCCTGTTTTTGGATGAGATCGGAGACATGAGTTTGAAGACCCAGGCCAAGATCCTGCGCATTCTGCAGGAACAGCGCTTTGAACGGGTCGGCGGTGGACGGAGCATCAGCGTGGATGTGCGGGTGATCGTGGCCACCAACAAGGATCTGGCCCAGGAGATTGCCGCCGGCCGCTTCAGGGAGGACCTGTTTTATCGCCTGAACGTCTTCCCCCTCCACGTCCCGGCCCTGAAAGAGCGCAGGGAGGACATCCCGGTCTTGATCCAGGAGTTCACTCAGGCCTTCTGTCAGGAAAACGGATTTCGGCCCCTGGACTTTGCAGACGAGGTATACGCCATACTCAAGGCCTATCCCTGGCCGGGAAATGTCCGGGAGCTGAAGAACTTCATCGAACGGATGCTGATTATGTACGCCGGACAGAAAATCACAGCCGATGATCTTCCTCCGGAGTTCCGGGGCCGGCCCAGGCAAGCGGAGCCCCTATCCACAAACGATTCGGACGATGATATGGATTTTAAGAATGCCCGGGCCGAATTCGAACGCAGATTCCTGCTCCAGAAGTTCAATGAATGCGAGGGCAATGTCTCCAGGCTGGCGGAGACGGTGGGGCTGGAGCGCAGCTATTTGCACCGCAAGCTTAGATCCTACGGGATTCATTGA
- a CDS encoding sensor histidine kinase has product MNTEFITAHASRDAKRRRRRELLLALGAFGLIILFSWIELHFFGVNSYLFLIVFNLNLILLLLILFLVLRNMVKLFLERRRKAPGALLRTKLVIVFILLSLIPTVLMFLVSVKFVQTSVDYWFRSQVDRSLQQAVEAGKNFYDQVQKRLQVRGEFIVEHIREQEFLWGGPGMDDYLEQKAAEYGLNLIGVVAPNLQEQNWHAQDPWPEKWPQVQEEIGWDKLRRKPEVWSTLLTAEDQDLVLTVIPVDEGTTGFLVLGAGVGKGVVDKLDQVVEGIEEYKKLEVLKGPLKIAFYLLLGVMALLILFGAIWFGFRLAKEISAPIQALSEGTQRIAHGDLSVRLEDQSTDELGQLVQSFNVMAEDLERSQERLNQANQDLGTQNIELEQRRRYMEVVLNTITSGVISLDPEGRVTTVNQAALTILDMEQDQLLGRFPMQMIAERHQELLAEAMDQVARTPSSTWQRQLDIQLGKSERKLLVNAVGLRPSQGEDMGTVLVFEDITELDKMQRMAAWREVARRIAHEIKNPLTPIKLSAQRLERKYASIAPDESFEECTRLIVRQVEHLQQMVKEFSAFAKLPDVQPERDDLQALLTEVVSLFQNSHSFIHWSLNVQSDLVFRFDRSAMKQVMINLLTNGAEALKDCPDPRVEVSAGMDTQQRWVRLEIRDNGPGIDDQELNRLFEPYFSRKKGNTGLGLTIVKSIVNDHHGYIRVAPNSPQGTVFIIELPAA; this is encoded by the coding sequence ATGAACACTGAGTTCATCACGGCCCACGCCTCCCGGGACGCAAAGCGCAGAAGACGCCGAGAGCTCCTGCTTGCTCTGGGCGCATTCGGGCTGATAATCCTGTTCAGCTGGATTGAGCTCCATTTTTTCGGGGTCAACTCCTACCTCTTCCTCATCGTTTTCAACCTCAATCTCATCCTGCTCCTGCTTATCCTTTTCCTGGTCCTGCGCAACATGGTCAAGCTTTTCCTGGAGCGCAGGCGAAAGGCTCCAGGGGCCCTGTTGAGAACCAAGCTGGTCATCGTCTTCATCCTTCTTTCACTTATTCCGACTGTGCTCATGTTTCTGGTCTCGGTCAAGTTTGTCCAGACCTCGGTGGACTACTGGTTCCGGAGCCAAGTGGACCGCTCCCTGCAGCAGGCGGTGGAAGCGGGGAAGAACTTTTACGACCAGGTCCAGAAACGCCTGCAGGTCAGAGGGGAATTCATTGTCGAGCATATTAGAGAGCAGGAGTTTTTGTGGGGCGGGCCTGGAATGGATGACTATCTGGAGCAGAAGGCCGCTGAATATGGATTGAACCTGATTGGGGTTGTGGCTCCCAATCTGCAGGAGCAGAACTGGCATGCTCAGGACCCGTGGCCGGAGAAATGGCCGCAGGTGCAGGAGGAGATCGGGTGGGACAAGCTGCGCCGGAAACCGGAGGTCTGGTCCACCCTGCTTACTGCCGAAGATCAGGACCTGGTCCTGACCGTCATCCCGGTGGATGAAGGGACAACCGGGTTTCTGGTCCTGGGCGCCGGAGTGGGCAAGGGAGTCGTAGACAAGCTGGATCAAGTGGTGGAGGGCATTGAAGAGTACAAGAAGCTGGAGGTATTAAAAGGGCCGCTGAAGATCGCCTTTTACCTCCTGCTCGGGGTGATGGCCCTGCTCATCCTGTTCGGGGCGATCTGGTTCGGCTTTCGACTGGCCAAGGAGATTTCGGCCCCGATCCAGGCCTTGTCTGAAGGGACCCAGCGCATTGCCCACGGCGACCTGTCGGTCCGGCTTGAGGACCAGTCCACTGATGAACTGGGGCAGCTGGTGCAGTCGTTTAATGTCATGGCTGAGGATTTGGAGCGCAGTCAGGAGCGGCTGAACCAGGCCAACCAGGACCTCGGAACTCAGAATATCGAGCTTGAACAGCGGCGCAGGTACATGGAGGTGGTCCTGAATACGATCACTTCCGGGGTCATTTCCCTGGACCCCGAAGGCCGGGTCACGACCGTGAATCAGGCGGCTCTGACCATTCTGGACATGGAGCAGGATCAGCTCCTGGGCAGGTTTCCGATGCAGATGATCGCAGAGAGGCATCAGGAGCTCCTGGCGGAGGCCATGGACCAGGTGGCCAGGACTCCAAGCAGCACATGGCAGCGGCAGCTGGACATTCAACTGGGAAAGTCCGAGCGCAAGCTTCTGGTCAATGCCGTTGGGCTGCGGCCCAGCCAGGGCGAGGATATGGGCACGGTTCTGGTCTTCGAGGACATCACTGAGCTGGACAAGATGCAGCGGATGGCCGCATGGCGGGAGGTGGCCAGGCGCATTGCCCACGAAATAAAAAATCCCCTGACCCCGATCAAGCTGTCGGCCCAGCGTCTGGAACGCAAATACGCCTCCATTGCTCCGGATGAGAGCTTTGAGGAATGCACCCGGTTGATAGTCCGTCAGGTGGAGCATCTGCAGCAGATGGTCAAGGAGTTCTCAGCCTTTGCCAAGTTGCCCGATGTCCAGCCCGAACGGGACGACCTGCAGGCCCTGCTGACGGAAGTGGTCAGTCTGTTTCAGAACAGCCATTCTTTTATTCATTGGTCCCTGAATGTCCAGTCCGATCTTGTCTTCCGGTTTGACCGCTCGGCCATGAAGCAGGTGATGATCAATCTGCTGACCAATGGGGCGGAGGCCCTCAAGGACTGCCCGGATCCAAGGGTTGAGGTCTCGGCCGGCATGGACACACAGCAGCGCTGGGTGCGCCTGGAGATCAGGGACAATGGTCCGGGGATTGACGACCAGGAGCTGAACCGGCTTTTCGAGCCCTATTTTTCCCGGAAAAAAGGGAACACCGGTCTGGGCTTGACTATCGTCAAGTCCATAGTCAATGATCACCATGGGTATATCCGGGTCGCGCCGAACAGTCCGCAGGGGACAGTGTTCATTATTGAGCTGCCCGCGGCGTGA
- a CDS encoding DUF4390 domain-containing protein yields MLSCEYIAGCILGLALVLLWTVSAGAQQLALEGLVLDNVGERIQLRFGVQAKDVDALEQILEKGGQLQMQCDIRLRRRRGWWPDSTVVEKRRRYHLKTHPLTQTYRLINQHTNSTARDDSLQDLMHRQWKEIILDLGAWKMLDAGADYILELTLQFTRPNVPQWLKTTLFFWSWDVVTSQTFRMHFTY; encoded by the coding sequence ATGCTGTCATGTGAATATATTGCGGGCTGTATCCTGGGGCTTGCCCTTGTCCTGCTCTGGACCGTATCCGCGGGAGCACAGCAGCTGGCCTTGGAAGGTCTGGTCCTGGATAATGTTGGAGAGCGCATACAGCTCAGATTCGGGGTCCAGGCCAAAGACGTCGATGCCTTGGAACAGATCCTGGAAAAAGGAGGACAGCTGCAGATGCAGTGCGACATACGGCTTCGGCGCAGGCGGGGCTGGTGGCCGGACAGCACCGTGGTCGAGAAGCGGAGACGCTATCATCTAAAAACACACCCCTTGACCCAGACCTACAGATTGATCAATCAGCACACAAACAGTACTGCCCGGGACGACAGCCTGCAGGATCTGATGCACAGGCAATGGAAAGAGATTATTTTGGATCTGGGGGCATGGAAGATGCTGGATGCCGGAGCAGACTACATCCTGGAGCTCACCCTGCAGTTCACCCGTCCAAATGTTCCCCAATGGCTGAAGACAACTCTGTTTTTCTGGTCCTGGGACGTGGTGACCTCCCAGACCTTCCGCATGCATTTCACCTATTAG
- a CDS encoding 23S rRNA (pseudouridine(1915)-N(3))-methyltransferase RlmH → MQIKIICIGKLKKSYWQDAAAAYIRRLDSFFSLTLFELKDGPGHLSPQDRMQAEARSILAKTSAQDMLICLDSAGKPLSSPSLASKLQSWLEEPGRIPCFILGGAYGLAKELTARSTMLLSFGPMTLPHELARIVLLEQLYRATAIMHNHPYHH, encoded by the coding sequence ATGCAGATCAAGATCATTTGCATCGGAAAACTCAAGAAGTCGTACTGGCAGGATGCCGCAGCTGCATACATTCGCCGTCTGGACTCGTTCTTTTCCCTGACTCTTTTTGAGCTCAAGGACGGTCCCGGGCATCTGTCCCCCCAGGACCGTATGCAGGCAGAGGCCCGGTCCATCCTGGCCAAGACATCGGCACAGGACATGCTCATCTGCTTGGATAGCGCAGGCAAGCCCCTGTCCTCCCCCAGCCTGGCCTCAAAGCTTCAGTCCTGGCTGGAGGAACCGGGACGGATTCCATGCTTTATTCTGGGCGGGGCCTACGGGCTGGCTAAGGAGTTGACCGCCCGGAGCACTATGCTCCTGAGCTTCGGCCCCATGACCCTGCCCCATGAACTGGCCAGGATAGTTCTTTTGGAGCAGCTCTACCGGGCGACGGCCATTATGCACAACCATCCCTATCACCACTGA
- a CDS encoding anaerobic ribonucleoside-triphosphate reductase activating protein, with protein sequence MTNIQSAAPGKECKDSVRHASAKTPDPWGAVRGLQPGSLCDWPGRVSAVLFLGGCNLRCPTCHNARLAWTPAQCPPVSKAAVHRFVRTRAGWLDGLVVSGGEPTCVPGIDILLRELSALGLSIKLDTNGLHPETVRELLEQDLVQAVAVDVKGPWAKYPRLTGDRCSPARAQRALESIFGLAQKAPELFFFRCTAVPELSPEDLEETKRLVPSGSTLSIQTYIPPEKPGV encoded by the coding sequence ATGACAAACATCCAATCCGCGGCCCCCGGGAAAGAATGCAAGGACTCTGTACGGCATGCCTCCGCAAAGACACCCGATCCATGGGGAGCTGTCCGCGGGCTCCAGCCGGGCAGCCTATGCGACTGGCCGGGACGAGTCAGTGCAGTCCTTTTTCTGGGCGGGTGCAACCTGCGCTGTCCGACCTGTCACAACGCCCGTCTGGCCTGGACCCCTGCCCAATGCCCCCCGGTTTCCAAAGCCGCCGTGCACCGGTTTGTCCGGACCAGGGCTGGGTGGCTGGACGGATTGGTTGTCTCCGGCGGTGAACCAACCTGCGTACCGGGCATCGATATCCTGCTGCGGGAGCTCTCCGCCCTCGGACTCTCGATCAAGCTGGATACCAACGGGCTGCACCCGGAGACGGTCCGCGAACTTCTGGAGCAGGACCTGGTTCAGGCCGTTGCCGTCGACGTCAAGGGACCATGGGCCAAGTATCCCCGACTCACCGGCGACCGGTGCTCCCCGGCCCGGGCCCAGCGCGCACTGGAATCCATCTTTGGCTTGGCCCAAAAGGCCCCGGAACTCTTTTTCTTCCGCTGTACCGCTGTCCCGGAGCTGAGCCCCGAGGACCTGGAGGAAACCAAAAGGCTCGTGCCATCCGGATCTACCCTGTCCATCCAAACCTATATTCCGCCGGAGAAGCCCGGCGTATAA
- a CDS encoding ribonucleoside triphosphate reductase codes for MFMTEVEERIMGSKSPHTAPEHIRKRDGRLETWAVDHIAQAILKALQASGIRDPLLARRLAGKVEKKLSGVQIPEQEQVQDMVEQVLMESRLFPVAKRYILYREQRRQLRSQQEAFLDIGKTIDNYVHKQDWRVAENANMSHSFQGLMLHLSGSVQARYALEKYPEEVRMAHEHGYFHIHDLSFGLAGYCAGWSLRDLLLEGFNLEGRCSSGPAKHLDSALGQMVNFLGTLQNEWAGAQAFNNVDTYLAPFVRADGFDFPRVKQSIQKFVFNVNTTSRWGGQSPFTNLTFDLVPPKHIGQEAVIIGGELQDECYDDYAPEMELINRAFLEVMLEGDYHGRIFSFPIPTYNVGEDFPWDSEVGELLLRLTAKYGVPYFQNFINSDLKPEDVRSMCCRLQMDIRELKKRTGGLFGAGDLTGSIGVVTLNLPKLGYLAQDEEDFLDLVAEYATLAKDSLEFKRKWVSDNMDRGMYPFSARYLKNGLINHFSTIGLIGGHEACQNLLGKGIESPAGIRLMQRTLEHLRELTSAFQEETGHLYNLEATPAEGTSYRLAKIDKNLYQDIETSGDDVPYYTNSTALPVDATSDVFAALEHQNMLQPKYTGGTVFHTFLGEAVADTQALKAFMIKAMSKTKLPYISITPTFSVCKAHGYINGEHFSCPHCGAETEVYTRVVGYYRPVTLWNKGKRAEYKDRKVFAPVEEQG; via the coding sequence ATGTTCATGACTGAAGTTGAAGAACGGATCATGGGGAGCAAGTCCCCGCACACCGCGCCAGAGCATATCCGCAAGCGCGACGGCCGCCTGGAGACCTGGGCCGTTGATCATATTGCCCAGGCCATCCTCAAGGCCCTCCAGGCCAGCGGAATCCGCGACCCCCTGCTCGCCCGGCGCCTGGCCGGCAAGGTGGAAAAAAAGCTGTCCGGGGTCCAGATCCCGGAGCAGGAACAGGTCCAGGACATGGTGGAGCAGGTGCTCATGGAGAGCCGCCTGTTTCCGGTGGCCAAGCGCTACATCCTGTACCGCGAGCAGCGCAGGCAGCTGCGCAGCCAGCAGGAGGCCTTTCTGGACATCGGCAAGACCATCGACAACTACGTGCACAAGCAAGACTGGCGGGTGGCGGAAAACGCGAACATGTCCCACTCCTTTCAAGGGCTTATGCTTCATCTTTCCGGATCCGTGCAGGCCAGATACGCCTTGGAGAAATACCCGGAAGAGGTCCGCATGGCCCACGAGCACGGATATTTCCACATCCACGATCTTTCCTTCGGTCTGGCCGGCTACTGCGCCGGATGGAGCCTGCGGGACCTGCTTTTGGAAGGCTTTAACCTGGAAGGCAGATGCTCCTCCGGCCCGGCCAAGCATCTGGACTCGGCCCTGGGCCAGATGGTCAACTTCCTGGGGACCCTGCAGAACGAGTGGGCCGGAGCCCAGGCCTTCAACAACGTGGACACCTACCTGGCCCCTTTTGTGCGGGCCGATGGGTTCGATTTTCCCCGGGTCAAGCAGAGCATCCAGAAGTTTGTGTTCAATGTGAACACCACCTCCCGCTGGGGGGGACAGAGCCCATTCACCAACCTGACCTTCGACCTGGTCCCGCCCAAGCACATCGGGCAGGAAGCGGTAATCATCGGCGGTGAGCTCCAGGATGAATGCTATGATGACTACGCCCCGGAGATGGAGCTCATCAACCGGGCATTTCTGGAGGTCATGCTTGAAGGCGATTACCACGGACGAATCTTCAGCTTTCCCATCCCCACCTACAATGTCGGCGAAGACTTCCCCTGGGATTCAGAGGTCGGAGAGCTCCTGCTCAGACTGACTGCGAAATACGGCGTGCCCTATTTCCAGAACTTCATCAATTCGGATTTGAAGCCTGAGGACGTCCGCTCCATGTGCTGCCGGCTGCAGATGGACATCCGGGAGCTGAAGAAGCGCACCGGCGGGCTCTTCGGCGCCGGGGACCTGACCGGCTCCATCGGCGTGGTCACCTTGAACCTGCCCAAGCTGGGCTATCTGGCTCAGGACGAGGAGGACTTCCTGGACCTGGTGGCTGAGTACGCAACCCTGGCCAAGGACTCTCTGGAGTTCAAGCGGAAATGGGTCAGCGACAACATGGACCGGGGGATGTACCCCTTTTCCGCCCGCTACCTGAAGAACGGACTGATCAACCACTTCAGCACCATTGGGCTCATCGGAGGGCACGAGGCCTGCCAGAACCTTTTGGGCAAAGGCATCGAGTCCCCGGCCGGCATCCGGCTCATGCAGCGCACCCTGGAGCACCTGCGGGAGCTGACCTCCGCCTTTCAGGAAGAAACCGGGCATCTGTACAACCTGGAGGCCACCCCGGCCGAAGGCACCAGCTACCGTCTGGCCAAGATCGACAAGAACCTGTACCAGGACATTGAGACCTCGGGAGACGATGTCCCCTACTACACCAACTCCACCGCCCTGCCCGTGGATGCGACCAGCGACGTCTTTGCCGCCTTGGAGCATCAGAACATGCTCCAGCCCAAGTACACCGGGGGCACTGTCTTTCACACCTTCCTGGGCGAGGCCGTGGCCGACACCCAGGCCTTGAAGGCATTCATGATCAAGGCTATGTCCAAGACCAAGCTGCCCTACATCTCCATCACCCCCACCTTCTCCGTCTGCAAGGCCCACGGGTATATCAACGGAGAGCACTTCTCCTGCCCCCACTGCGGAGCGGAAACCGAGGTCTACACCAGGGTGGTGGGCTACTACCGGCCGGTGACCTTATGGAACAAGGGCAAGCGGGCCGAGTACAAGGACCGGAAGGTCTTTGCCCCAGTGGAGGAGCAGGGCTGA
- a CDS encoding NRDE family protein, whose amino-acid sequence MCLMVMAVRVHPDFPLILAANRDEFDSRGSRPAQFWPEAPQVLAGRDHNGGGTWLGVNTRGRLAMVTNVRDPKTFRPHRPSRGKLPVDYLLHTQDETRFWSRLSRTGSEYNGFNLVFGSGSELHWFSNAGGGARPIPSGIHGLSNAGLNTPWPKVIRARAGLWALLHSGRRPGPEELFALLADTTRVPDRDLPDTGVGLDMERILAPICVHSPGYGTQVSTLVFVHRSGRIDFWEKDVRTGNEVGGNAVRRFRIKGKQ is encoded by the coding sequence ATGTGTCTTATGGTCATGGCCGTGCGGGTGCATCCCGACTTTCCGCTTATCCTGGCCGCCAACCGGGATGAGTTCGACAGCCGCGGATCCAGGCCGGCCCAGTTCTGGCCCGAGGCTCCCCAAGTCTTGGCCGGCCGGGATCACAACGGAGGCGGGACCTGGCTGGGAGTGAATACCAGGGGGCGGCTGGCCATGGTCACGAACGTCCGGGATCCAAAGACCTTTCGCCCCCATCGTCCGTCCAGGGGCAAGCTGCCTGTGGACTACCTGCTGCACACACAGGACGAGACCCGGTTTTGGTCCCGGCTGTCCAGAACGGGCTCGGAGTACAACGGGTTCAACCTTGTCTTTGGCTCCGGATCCGAGCTGCACTGGTTCAGCAACGCCGGGGGCGGGGCGCGGCCCATTCCCTCCGGAATTCACGGCTTGAGCAACGCCGGGCTGAATACGCCCTGGCCCAAGGTGATCCGGGCCAGGGCCGGCCTGTGGGCCTTACTGCACAGCGGGCGCAGGCCAGGCCCGGAAGAGCTGTTTGCCCTGCTGGCCGACACTACCCGGGTGCCGGACAGGGATCTTCCGGATACCGGGGTGGGGCTGGACATGGAGCGTATCCTGGCCCCGATCTGTGTGCACAGCCCGGGCTACGGGACCCAGGTGTCCACCCTGGTCTTTGTCCACCGCAGTGGGCGGATCGATTTCTGGGAGAAGGATGTCCGGACCGGAAATGAGGTGGGGGGTAATGCTGTGCGGCGGTTTAGGATTAAAGGCAAGCAGTGA